Below is a window of Drosophila bipectinata strain 14024-0381.07 chromosome XR, DbipHiC1v2, whole genome shotgun sequence DNA.
tgaaaatggggttttcccctatagggcccacagtgatggctatatcttccccaattctcatccgattctcaagcggagtacctcaaacgatttctggatcgatttgctacagatctgcatcaaaatcgtgagacaaaatattttttagattttttgtccatttttcctgatgggatcccttgaaaatggggttttcccctatagggcccacagtgatggctatatcttctccaattcttaaccgattctcaagcggagtaccttaaacgatttctagatcgatttgtcaccattctgcattaaaatactgagacaaaatattttttagattttttgtcataaattataatatattctCTAGATTTCTGCTACTTTCTACCATTATTTTTTACACACGGCTATGAAACAACTTAAAAACTGGCAACTTGTTGTGGTCCCTTGTTCCATtctcttaactttttttttttttttttttttttgctcctgTTAACTAAAGTCCTTCTAATCCTCTAACCCCCCACTATCCATCCCCTGGAACCACAATCtctcccattttttttttttttttgcagggaACTATCTCATTGTTAAATCATTTCAATTATGGGAAAAGTAAAAAGTACCTAGTTAAGGTCAAGGGGGATCCTTTGGAGGGGTCTGGGCGGGAGTGGTGGGTGTGTGGGAGGTATTACTGTACAGTAAAGACCATCATCAGTTGGGTAAGCCGctcagacaacaacaacaacagcaacaataacaatgtCGTGCAAGGGTCCTTAAGGCTAGATGTTGTTTCTGTTGTAACTGTTGTGTTATCCTATACAATTTCTATACAATCttctctatattttttttttcttacttaTTTCCCTAATAAGGGAATGTTAACaaggacgaaaaaaaaactgctaCTCGAGTTGCAAAACCAACAgaatccacaaaaaaaaaaaaaaaaaaaagtgctagaataaaaaataaaaataagataaGAACCTCTGTGCATTGGAAATCCAAGTGGTTCGGCATTATGCTTTTTATCTTTGGgtgtgtgcatgtgtgtgtgcaatAATTGTGCATTGATTATCATAATATTCTCGGCAAAGCCATCAAAATTGCGCATAAAAATCACTCGCAGCGAAGATAGACAGTTTATAGCATTTCGTTTGCGGTttgccagtcagtcagtcagttgaataaaaaacataaacgaaGGCTGTATCAATGCTATTTGTTATGGGGTGTtatggtttaaaaatattaaataaatattatatatgaaATGACGAGGGAAGATGAACTTTGGGGTTGGGGGAGGAGTTTAAAGTGGTTAGCCTATGGGAGTtggtttgaaaatatttttttaaagattatgAAACTAAATACTTGGGGGAACTAGGAACCTGGAACTAAAGccttcccttttttttttgtatgtcctgCCCTGACATCCATTGACCATTGATCCATCATTTTGGGAGGCACGTGTCTGTCAGTTGCAGCCTCTTCtccaatttgtttgtttttttttttgccttccTCTCAATGCCGGCCGCCCCTTCTGTCATTTAATGCCTGTCAGCAGAACTTCCGCttccgttctcatcacatttcGCATCAACTTTTCTCTCTCAGACATCTCAGCGAAACAAATGCAAATATAGTACagaataataaacaaaaataaacaaaatcgaaaaacccccgaaaataaatccaaaaaattaaactaattaaaatgaGGAAATAGTGCAAACAATaaatccaaataaaaacaaaatctcaaccaaaaatgaaaaaatattaaaaataaatagaagaaACGACAGTGCCAAGATGATAGCCACGCTGTTCATCATCTTTGCATTCATAAGGGCCTTCCCCTGGAGCCGCAAACGAAATCGTCCTGCCCTGGCGTTGACCTTAATGCCCGAGAATGGTGACGAGGATCAGCAGCACGAAGTGCAGGATAACCAGAAAAGGGACAATAACAACCGGCCACGTCCCTCGATCACGCTGGGCAATGGCGACGGAATGCCGCTGTCGTCCAGGACACGTCGCAAGTCCTCCAAGTTCCACGAGGTGACGTTCAGTGGGTCGGTGGGTGGCGGCGACAGTGACGAGATTGTCGAGCCCTCGCCCGGAAAGCGCAACTCCATGAGCACGACGAGTAACTCCAGTTCGGCGCCGTACAGATATCTCAGCAATAGCAGCCGATCCCGAGGATCCCGGGGCGAGTGCCATGAGTACTatcagctgcagcagcagccctCCTCGTCCCTGTCGAATGGGGGCGGCAGTCGGAGCCGGGGTCTTAGCCAGAGAAGCGACACAATGGCCACCGAGGCCGAGGGCGAGGAGTTCGAGGTGGATCCCATGGACGAGGATGACGAGGACGTGACCTATGACCGCGAAACCGAAGAGTTCTACAGCAACATACAGGATGCCGCCGGCACGGGGTCGAGTGCCAGTCGCAGCAAGAGGTCATCCCTGTTCTCTCGCTCCGATAGCTCCGCCACCACGACCTCCTCCAGTGGTGGGGGCACTTTTACGGGGGGCGGCGGTAAACGTAGATCCGCTGCGTCCATCCTTTCCTCGTCCTTGTGCTCCGATGTGATGGTCAGCGACCGGAGGAGCTCCACGGCGACCGAGTACAGTGTGAGGTCGGCGACGACGGGGAATTCCCAGCGAAGGTCCAGCGGCAGGATCAGGAGATACGTCTCCAGGATGACCATTGCGGGTGCCAGGAGACGCACCACGGGCAGGTAATACTACTCAGGATAGAGCTGAGGTTTCTTTTTAAGGaaatctattttattttttaattttttttagaaatacaatccatttattattaaatttctagTAAAATATTAGTAAATTGCAATAGAACAACTACCACTATGAGCCATTTTCCTGCTGCCACTGCTCGTGCTTGGCCAGAAGCTTCTGGCCCAGAGGACGCACCTGCTTAAAGGCCTTCTCCACGTTGGCTTCGACCAGCGCCTGAGGCTCCTTGGCCGACTGGGTGGTGAGCTTCGTGGCGCATCGCACCCGATGCATGCTGATCTCCTTGCAGGCCAACCGGATCTCATCGCCCGTAAACTGATCCGATATCTTGACCAGACTCTCCAGGAGTTTGGGATTCAGGGAGATACTAGTGCCCAGTAGGCGACTGATCAGGCAACTCCTCTCGGCCGGGTTGGGCAACTGGATGAGTAGTTTCTTCTCGAAACGCCGCAGGAAGGCCTCGTCTATGTCCCACGGCAGATTGGTGCTGGCCAGGACGAAGACGCCCTTCAAAGTGTGCTCCATGCCGTCCAACAGTTGGAGTAACTCATTCTTGAACCTCTTGGAGCTCTCATGATCCGTGGCTCTATCTCGTCTGGAGGTCAGACTCTCGATTTCATCAAAAAATATGACCGAGGGAGCTCTCTTAGCGGCCATGTGAAATAGGACACGCAGGATCTTCTCCGACTCACCCCTCCACTTGCTAACCATAATGCTGGCGGTGATGTTGAAGAACGTCACCTGACCCTGGGTCTCCGAGTAGAGGGCCTTGGCCAACAACGTCTTGCCACTACCAGGCGGGCCGTGGAGCAACAGTGACCTCCACGGCTTCAATCCATGGGCGAATAATTGGGGATACTCTATGGGAGTTATGACGGCTTCTTTGATTAATTCAATGGCCCGCTGATTGCCACAAACATCCGACCACTTGAGCTTGATATCCTCACGCAGAATGGAGGTCTTGACCAGTTCCGCCAGCGACTGCCAGTCCAAGGAGGAGAACAGAGCATCATCGCCGCCCAAGTGCCCGTGCTCGATCTCCCCCACCATTCGATTGAGGTTTGCGGTTTCCATCCCACTCTCGTTGGGTGTTTCCATTTTCTTGATCTGCAAGGAGGCTTCCGGATCATTATTCAGTTTCACAGCCGCCGTGGCAGCTCCCACACTAATATGCCAATTGGCCACCGAGCTCTCCGGTTGCGATGACTTGGTTGCTGGCTTTGGTTCCTGGATTGGGGCCTGCTTTCCCGACTGCTGTGCCTGTGATGGTGCTTGTGGCTTTCCGGTCATTTCCACTTTGATTTTGGGACTCACTTTCTTGAgtatttttggatattttccaaatttcatgTTGAAGAAGCTGGCATATTCCAGATACATGCCATCCAGATCAATGTTATCGCATAGTTCGAACTCCTCGGTGAGCCGTCCCTCGTTCTTCAGGGCCTCGGCACTCGAGTAGAAGCCATTCTCCACCAGATAGCGATGCATCAGATAGAGGATGTTCCTCCGGCGTGTGCTGAAGTTCCTCACATCCTCGCAGAGAACTTGGGCAGCAGCTGAGGCTGTAACTCCGTATTTGCCTTGGGTCTTAATTTTGAGGCCGTTCCAGGTGCTTTTCTTTggaaattttccttttttttcctgacTTTTCTGAGAAGCAGACTTGTTAACCTTTGAATAGAAAATTCGTAACTACATGTATAGATTCTTGTGTTGTGATGTAGAaaagtttgttgttttttcagcTCTGGCATTTGTTATATTTCTCTTAGGTAGGGTTGTCATAACGCACTCCATAGAGTTGCCAGGCAACCTAAACAGGAATGTACTATAAAGTTTCTAGGTAACCAGTGGAATGGAAAAAGTGTGTGGTTCTAACGAGGAACTAGAAAGGTTGAGAGAACTTTgactttatatttatatattatttttaaattttaaaactatttagtTACTTGTTATTActtagtttttatattatattcattattattattattataagcTTCGGATTATAGGAGATAAGCTTCGGTTGGGGAGTTTTTCAGGAAGTTCTAGCCAGTACTTTTATAATACCTCTATAATACCTCTTAAAATTAGAACAATCTTAATTATAAGAttcttattataataaaataagtaaataattaatatacgattttttttgataaccatatgatacccggtactcttTCTTATCTCTACAAGTATTGTTTGTAGatagtttatataaaataaaactctttaaaaactacatttattatttaagctctcacaaaaaagtattatattaaatatttaaattaatattttcccaaaatCCACCCTGATTTCTTTAAGTCTTACCAAAATGTTGGCCAACTAACCTAAACCTAAACCTAAACCTAAACCTAAACCAATTTGCTATTCCACGCCAATTTGCTTTATCTCTGACGGCCAAACAATTGAGCCCCTCAATTGGTTAGTGCGCCTAATTGTTCGTTGTGCATTTCTCCTCCACCCCATTCACCACCACCCAGTAACACACACCCAGTGTTGACCCCTGACCTCCCATTACCGCCCCCCCCACCAACCCGGTTAAAATTGTTGCCAAGAGCTCACAACATGCTCAATTTGGCCAGAGATGACGGCGACAGCTGCTGCAGCCTGCGATGGTTAATCAAATGCACGACTACGACTACGACTACGATGACGGCGAtgcaatgaaatgaaaatcaGCGGATCCTGgccgcacacacactcacacagagatatatgtatattgcaTATAtaggtgccacgcccactcccaCTCAGGTGAAATTATGCAACATGCTTGTGCAGATTCAACGCCCCTGCCCTGTCCTGTCCTGCCTGACTGTCCCTGCCTGCCTCTCTCAGTTTTCGCATTTTCCCATTTTGTCAGCCATCCATCCATTTCACCTTGCCTTAAAAAACATTAACACAAGCAAGGCTAACAGAactgggtggctgggtggtagttgtgcactgagaaaaataagGGGATATTATAAGAAAAATTAGGCTTATTGGAGAAATATTTGAGATTTATATTCTTGAATCTTAAGGGTGTGTTTCAGTAACTATAGAATAAATATTACTACTTTTAAAGTAGAGGCTTACAATCTTTGTTGAAATTTTAtataggtttttaaaaaaaagatttaattaataaaataaataaattattgattttaaaatctttcgtaattaattgatattttttttaaaacaaaaatcttttcagttataaggctatatactaatatatatactaataTATACTAATCAAAATATCTAGaaatattacataaaataCGAATAAAACgaaatggatttttttttttaatatttttaaataggtaTCTTTACATCTCTAATGCATACAAATTGCATCTATGATACATACTTCtgcaatataaataaatattataaatatatatagataaatACTAGATAGCTCTTTAACTTTAATAATACCTCTACAATCTTATACTACAAAATACCTTTCATATACAATACATACCTATACTCATCATATAATACCTTCTATAAGaacaaaatgtataaatacatattctaaaattcaaaaatagtaATAATCCTAATCCATATCCTAGACAATATTTGAAACATAGTTTCTTAATATATAGTTTCTATATTTAGGATCTTTTCATATAACCCACTTAGCTTTCAGGATAGGATATCAATAGAATACCCCTATTTTTTAATAGTgtcgttgtttttttttgtgaaatgtgcccatttcatttcgtttcgcaattttaatttagttttttttcttccatttttttttttatttttttttattttttgtaaccCCACTACTGGCCCCACATCTTTCATCATCATCCAAGCTCCATGGCAGTCAGTCTCAGGCTTTTGTTAATGGCCTTGTGACAGTTTTTTACCTCCCCCTCCCTCCTCTCAACCATTCACACCCCCACCCGACCTACCGGCCCACCTCTTCTTCTTCAtctttgcacacacacacactcagagTTGCAATCGGTTGTTCTGTCTCTTTCGGTAGAATTTTCCTTTTGGTTTTCTGAGCTTCTGCTTTggatttttggttattttcggtattttttttttttcaaattctttttggtttttggggtTTCCATTTGGCTCACTCAAGGTTTTTCTCGGCTAACGGTATTCAAGTCTGTTTGTGTCTGTGAAAAGGAGAGGGGTGAGAAGGCCACTTACCACTTGGCCTCGAGAGCGAGAGAGATAACCTGTGACTGGTATTCAAATACGTGACGAATTCCTCTTAAGAATCTTAAGggttttcttgtattttttcagaATAGGAATACCAAATATAGGTGACTGAATGAGAGGGAGTGATTAATGAATCGAGTAAATGAATGcacatttttttcttcaaaaagtACTAGagaattatattaaattttaggtCTTAAGAGAATAGATTGTCTTTAAAAACCAATTCCCTTAAAATCCCTAAAAATGTCGAACTttctcaaatttatttttcccccaaaagaaccatgtttttcaattttgtttttctttagtttttccTTTTCATCAGCTTTTCACAGCTATTtcccacacacgcacacactcatCCTCACACAGACGCTCATTAagtgtatatatatgtgtatgtgtgtagtCCTGCGGGTGTGAGTGAGTTGCGAGTTTAACAAACTAATTAAGTTGGTGCTGGGCGTTGAGCTTAGCTGAAAAGTCTTtctgcgaaaaaaaaagaaaaaagggcCAACCTTTTGTCTCGTACAAACAGAAATGACAATACACCAAAACAGACTCTGAAAGAAAATTTAGAGAATTTTGAGAAATAtaggaaaaatatataataaaatataacatgataattaatattttagtttttaatttgattaatttataatatttcttgaggtttttaaattatttttaaaaatatgctgAAAAGTAGGctatgaaaattttttattcgaattttagtttttattaagcCTCTAGAATCTAGACAGAATCTAGAATATTGCAAGaaaaaaatctagaaaaataaaattttcaaaaaaagttttaattttagttaatAACTAACTCTTGCTTACTTtcttgtaaaaatattttctcttgTTAAATCTTAGCcacaaatttttttcagtgctcCCCTCACTCACACGCTGACTCATGCAAGCACACAACGAacacacttacacacacacacacacaatcagCATGCGTCGTTCATTTATTTGCACATATAATTAGGCGCATGAAGAGCTGCCGTCGGGCATGCTTCCGTTCTGCCCCTCCTCCACCTTCCACCTCTGCCTGCCTTCGGCCCTCTTCCTGTCTAATTCCTTCTTCTTCTGTTGCTGCTTTCCTTCGCCTTTAAGCCACCGCACACCTTCCCTACCCCAAcctccaacaacaacaatgccagTCTTCCGGTTTGAGCTTCGGCTCGAGTGCGACTGCCACTGCGACTGTATGTGGCTTAAAGCACGTCACGGCTTAAATGAAGGAGAAGCCACTCATCCCTAACGGCCCAGCCCTCGCAGTTAGTCAGGATATCCCTCTCTacgtctgtgtgtgtgtgtgagggttTGTGaaagtatgtgtgtgtggtgtgccGCCTGCAAGTATGCAACAAGAAATCAAGAAAAGTAGACTAGgtttgaataaaaaacaattaaataaaaaaatcatagCGTATAGAGGGGttagtattaatatttttaaaatattcttagTAAAATAAGATGAAcaactaaatatttaaaattctctCAGaggataaaaatatatttaaaatccttTACAGAAGGCACTCTACTCtaaaatgcaaataataattatataaaatattttcccaagaatttgaatttaatttgaattagAACTAGAATTAGGAAGATTTAGAACTAGAATTAGAAAATTAGAAACAAAAATGAGAAATATAGAAAAGTATAACATagcccagaaaataaaaaatataaactagaATAAACCTAAAAAGGtattaaagaaataaactgACTTGCAAAGATATATGTATGGTTctctaaattttctttttatttttttttaagtcttCAAGCAAGTCTTGTGTTTGGGTTTGTTAACTCAAAGTTGAGTGGCatttgccacgccccccaTGGCGTCCTAAGTTGCCACCGTTGGGTGTCtgtttaaaattcaattgaatCTCGTGTTTCTTTAAGTGCCACTTGCTTGGTtactttttgttatttttgtttttatatataatatttttttttttgtaaaaaattgcaaCTTTGCGAATTTCATGGCACTGGACATGGAGCAGTATCCATCTCTTTCACTGGGCACTTTATCCATCTCTTTCGCCACAGAGAATTATTGTCTTACTCGCttatcttttgtttttatttctttttctctcttttttttttaaagctttttctgctttgttttattttttataatttttttttttttcagttttgtttgggttttttgttgttgtatttttttgtccaCTGCTTTTGACAGGACGCTTTATGAGTTTGAGTGCTGTTTTTTGTACtcattgttgtagttgttgttattgtttttgttgttgtgtatTTTGTGAGTGTTAAGACAGGTCCTTGGAATGTCAGGATAAGAAGGCGCCAAGTATTCGTTGACTTTGAAGGAAATGAATGCTGCATTCATTGCAAAAAGTCCTCTTAAAAAgtaacaataaataataattcgaGTTGAAGGAATACATTGTTAAGGAttttaagtcttttgtttttatagttTTGAGGTTGAGAGAGGGGTTTTAAAGTaagtaattaaatatatttcatagaTAATAGctcttaataatttttagaaaCTAGTATTATAGTACTTTTTAggtcttaaaatatttttacgaatttaGTATTTTAGAATAAGAATAATAGTATCTTAAAGTATTTCgaaatcttcaaaaatatataccatCAAAACAAAGTTctattttctaaaaacaataaaatagaGTGTCCATAGCACTATAaccaaatacaaacaaaaaggcAAATGGATAGTGGaaacaggccaaaaaaaaatatatagcaacaagaaaaaaaagactgGAAACTGAAACTAAAAACTGTTTGGCTGCTGTTGCCATAACTTTTGCTGAAAAGCGCCACAAAGTAAGACGGGAGAAAACTGGCGACATTGTTGCTCATACCCAGCCACCCCCTCATGGCCGCCCACTATTGCCAACCACCCTACTACCCACAGCCCAGACCTCcccaaaaaaacaccaaaaagaaacagaaacagtaGCAACAAGCGGCAACAACTTTGTGCCAAGTTTACTTAATGACCCCGATATAAATTTTACTTAAAACATCATTTTTCTTTACGACTTTTCTTCAACGGCAGCGGCACAACCACCCGTTGTTTCTTCGAGGGGGTGAGGGGAGAGGTGCCAGGGGTAGGTCCTGGGGGGTGGTGTCCAGGATACAGGACCAGCTGTGGGTCTTAAGAAAGTTGTGCGTCTAACGAATTTTGTACTTCTTCGATTGCGAAACCGAGTTCGAACTAGAATGTCAATGAACttttacgatttttattttaaataaatgtttatatttttataaaaaaaacttaaatcatTTCTAAGCCAAAACTATCTACCAATTAAACTTGCAACTCTAGAAAACcactttaacaaaaataatcttcaaaaaaaaaataaaagaaaacgaaAGAAAGCAACGCCATCTAGCGGCAAATTGGAGCACCCAATGTCAGTCATGATGTCCTGGCAGTTTTATGAAAGTTTCTTTTTCCACTAACTCACTTTtttagtattaaaaaaaaaaagtaaaaacttCAGGGTCCATGGTCTACAATTGACTAAACTTTCCTTTTACATTTTTCGAGCAGAGTGGAGTGACTTTTgcttttcttatattttttctttttttttttttttttttttttaaagacttgTTACTggaattcctttttttttttttttttttttttttttttgggcagcCAGAGAAACTTTTTGCCGCAGACAAGtgagcagaaaaaaaaaggcaaacgcAAAAGATGTCTAACGAAATGAAACTTTAAAAAGCGCCTTGTTAGGCGCGCTTCCGTTTCCGGTGGCATTTCTGTCATATTTTCGTTCTTTTTTTCAGAGGGTGgtacttattatttttttttttggaagagCTCAGGAGAACAAAACTTTGACAGCTAATctggtaaatattttaatccCAAAAGGCTGTCAGTTTAAGCTTTTGGGTATAATTctcgtattttttgtttgtgtcaTAATTTAATGTAATTATTACATTTTGGGCAAAGCAATGGTTTTGGTTAAAGTTTTGAAGGGATTTTAGGAGTTAAGGTTTTTGGGGGAAGTTCTAAGAAATAGTTGGCACTGCGGAatagaaatttttaaagataaagtTCACAGAAAAAAGAGTACAGAATTTGTttgaaattcttaaaaaaaaaaaatgtattaaaggCTTAAAGAATATTTTCACATATAACAGATATTTGGGTTCTATTTTTCAGGttactaaaaatatttaaaatactattttgtaataatacataaaataaaaaaaaatatttttctcacCAAAAActtcttaaatatataatttacatATCTCAAtgcttattttaattatttattttatttttattccagTTTCGATGTAGAAAATGGCCAAGGCGCTCGATCACCGCTCGAGGGCGGCTCACCCAGCGCCGGTCTGGTTCTCCAGAATTTGCCGCAGCGTCGCGAATCATTTCTATATCGATCCGATTCCGATTTCGAGATGTCGCCCAAGTCCATGTCCCGAAACTCAAGCATCGCTAGTGAAAGGTAAGTGTTCTCAATTATTTCAttctttattatattattttattataatgaaaCGAAAAGCAAATCAAGATAAAATACCAAGGGCTGTGCTGAAAAGGCtgtaatttgattttatttcttttctcCCCCCTCTGGAATTTTCTCTCTACTAAGTGTGCCCAACTTCCCTATAATGGTTATGTTCTGGCCATTTTCAACACCTTTTTCATGTTTCTttattcttcttcttcttagtTTTTCATACTTTGTTGTGTAATTtccctttatttatttttttcgggaGAAGTATCCTTGATCCTTGAAAGGAAAACACAAATTCATGTTATTTTGTGATGTTTATTCTGCTCTTCAACTCTAATATTTTTCTAAGTGTCTTTCTCTTTCTCATTATCTATCTATCTCTTTCTGTCTGCTTCTCTTAATTCTTaataaaagatattttttatttttttttttaaataatttattgtatttttttaaagtttttccctTTGGCCATATAAACCCTTTAACGTTGAAACTCAACACACATTGTTCAGATATTTGAACAATTTAAGAAGGCATATGGCAGAAGGATCAAGTGaggaaaatgctggaaaatgCAGGAGAGGGGTGGACCGTAGGAAAATGCAGGAAAAGCGGGTGACTTTCAAAGTGGAAATGGTTGCAAAATTCCTGAAGCACACATGCGAGAAGTGCAACAACTTTTTCTCTGGCATCTCTGGCTTCTTCTCCTCCTTAGATTTTCTCTGGGTTTTCCCAACCTTCCCTCAAAGCCGCCCCCTCACTGCCTCACTTTTCCTCTGATTTTCCACCCTCCCCTCCCTTTGTCTGTCTCTTTGTCACTCTTTGGAATTGCTGTGACTTTGCTAAAGGCTTACTGTGGTTTCATTCCCACCAGCTCCTGCCACTTTCTCTTCATCGTCAGCCACGCCTCCTTTCACTTTGCTACTCACCCACTTGCCACTGCCCCTCGGGCCAATCCCCCCCTATTGACAAAATATGCAAAATCCTGGCTGCACCAtgagaaaaataattgtttttcaattaataGTTTGAAGTAGCGCTTCAAGTCATTAGAACAACAGAATCCCGCACAGCTCAAGCTAATTAGTTTTAAATGCTGATACGCTTATACTTTTTAGACGGGAAAAGTTTAGAGAGAAGGATttcattttcttgttttattgaataattaaattttataaaaaatagtgaCTATTTTGATTCGAAACTAAGTTATTTCTTTGGGGTTATTGATGTATTATGAAGTATATTTCAAATTGAAGCGGATATTTGTATTAAtgaattttgaattaaatttttaaatttagtttctatatttttatttaatttctttgctTAATTtatcacattttttttgtctctCTTTATCGTCCTTCCTAGCCCGTAGGCTCAACTTCAATTAGTCAGTCCCGGATGGCAGTAACCCCCTttggaaaaacaaacacaaagaCCCCCCTTGAAAAATCCGCTCATTACACATGCATGGCCAAAAACGCGTTATGTAACACTGAGGCCggaaatgcaattttttttttttcttgcccctgtgcg
It encodes the following:
- the LOC108133993 gene encoding katanin p60 ATPase-containing subunit A-like 2, whose protein sequence is MSQRLRIFYSKVNKSASQKSQEKKGKFPKKSTWNGLKIKTQGKYGVTASAAAQVLCEDVRNFSTRRRNILYLMHRYLVENGFYSSAEALKNEGRLTEEFELCDNIDLDGMYLEYASFFNMKFGKYPKILKKVSPKIKVEMTGKPQAPSQAQQSGKQAPIQEPKPATKSSQPESSVANWHISVGAATAAVKLNNDPEASLQIKKMETPNESGMETANLNRMVGEIEHGHLGGDDALFSSLDWQSLAELVKTSILREDIKLKWSDVCGNQRAIELIKEAVITPIEYPQLFAHGLKPWRSLLLHGPPGSGKTLLAKALYSETQGQVTFFNITASIMVSKWRGESEKILRVLFHMAAKRAPSVIFFDEIESLTSRRDRATDHESSKRFKNELLQLLDGMEHTLKGVFVLASTNLPWDIDEAFLRRFEKKLLIQLPNPAERSCLISRLLGTSISLNPKLLESLVKISDQFTGDEIRLACKEISMHRVRCATKLTTQSAKEPQALVEANVEKAFKQVRPLGQKLLAKHEQWQQENGS